CCTGCTAGGAAATAGCTGCCGGTATTTTGAGTTTTTGTTGCCTTTCCACATTTATATGCACATAACCATGTCAATTTTGTACTGATGTTGAGCTTATATCTTACTAATTTATTCCATCAGAATGCACGACATCTTCATTGTATTATTGTTTATACTATTGTCTTAGTACCTTACTTTTATGGTTCCCAACTGATGTTGGGGCTTTATGACGAAACATTACACGCGGCCTTAGTTAATCTACTACTAAAGCATATGCATTTACTTTCTGCTTCAGGACGGCCAAGGCCCGGAGAAAAGAGGGGGGTACTGAGTTAAGTTCTTCAAGTGGGAGCAGTGGCCAAAAACCAGAAGGTAGAGCGTCCAAACGCCAGACACTAGTGAAGCTCCGGACATTAAGGACTTCAGGCGTGCGTAATCGCAAAAAACCAGGGAGTAACAGCCAAAAACCAGAAGACTATTACAGTGGTTACAACATAGCCGTCAGACGCATATTAAAATGTGAGTCACATTGATTTTCAAGTTGCTGGCTCTTTCTTTTCTTGAACATATTGGTCTAATAGAGCACTCACGTTTGCTGTGTATCATGTTTCTTGATCAGTTCATGCATGTCAGAAGGCGGCGTCTGATGCCGTGAAAAAAGAatgtgatgatgaggaggaacatTATGGCCGACTCCGTGATCCGGTTGTTCACAGTGCTTTTGAAGAGAGGCAATTTGGCGATCTAATCACACGCGGTTGTGCCTCTCGATATATTCCATGCAGTGTCGTCTCGGTTGCCTTGTTTGATGGTGTGACTGTGCTGCTATATGCTCAATGAATTTTCCTAGTTTGTTTTTAgtcgtcatttgattatttgaatCATGTTCTTGTGCAGGAGATACCATGTTATTTGCATGCTCAGGCATACCTCTACCACCAGGGAGAAGTAAACTTGAACTTACTAGATATGTGACTTCAGCACGTTTGGCTGTAGAATATGAGTGCAAAAGATACAGAGATGACAAATTGAGGGTTGGTGTTACTGCTAGTTATTTTTTTCTCCCATCTCGCTTTGTTCATTCAAGTCAATTTGGCCATTCGGTGCTGATGTGCTGCTTTTATCACTATAGATTAATGTGCGCCTTCCGAATGATCGAGAAAAGGGTGGGTTCTTAGAGCTATGTAATCACCACATTGCTATTGTCACTTTGCTGGATCGCCAAGCTGGCCATCCTTTGGATATGGAGCACCTGGCAGGATTTCCCTCCGAGGATGATGAGATGCTAGCTGCTGGGCGTGCCTTCGAGTCGGGCTGTTTTATGGCTGCAAAGGTAAAGCTTGCGACTTATGGTGAGGAAGGTCAGTTTTACCCATCTAGACTTGACCTCGACCTACCGATCTCTGAGAAACGTCTCAGCTTGTGGAAACCCGTCAGCAGCTATGAAGGTCGCCCAGTGGTACGCTGTAGATATTATACTTTACTGTTTGGCATGATTGGAAAACATGGAACAGTAATTGCATTTTATAGCAGTTCGTACATGTGTGCATCGTAGTAaaattgattttttttgttttttcaaacCACTTTGCTTTTGTGTAGGCTCTACTTGGAGGGCCAGTGTTTGGAAAAGATAACAGGATTATCGGAATGAACATTGACGTTGACACTGATGGTGCATATGTATCGTTTCTACCACTGGAACTACTGTGTATATACTTGAAGCATTTTCAGATACTCAAGTAGGTCTGCTACACTTCCagtatttaggagctatatctttCCCTGTTAGCCTATATTGTATATGTTCCAAACCCCCTTCTCTGATCAGCTTCCCATTTTAATGTAAGCATTTCTTTTATGGTGAAAGCATTGGAGAATTAGTAGTTTTTACAGTTATATGTGGATTCATATAACAACCCGGTTCTTGCTGCCTCTGCCTCCTGTTGCTAGTTTATTGCTTGTGCATAATGTTTACTATCCTTGACAATGTGGACATTGCAACTTATATTTGTGGCATTTGAATTTGCTCAATCCTCTTGTGTCTTCTGTGGAATATATTTGGCCTGGTTTGCAAGTCTTTTTTCCATACCTCTTTTCCCTTTTTTGGAGATATGATTTGGTTCATTCCAAATTCTCCTTTTTGCATATCAATCTGTCATAATAACTTTACTGTGTTTCATTGCAGTCCTAAAGAACTCCACTTCCGTCGATATTCAAAGCCTGACCATGTATCCACCATAACCCCTTCAGGTATGAATAAGGATGCAGGTCATCATGTAATGCTACCTATTATGACCTGAATATTATGCGAATGCTATGGTACATTTCATCTGAGTACTATTGATCACCACCGAATCAGGATTTATGTGCAAAATTTACCGTCTTAGACACCTTGGCTATCCCATGCCACCACCAATTATGCTCGAATGTAAGTCGCTGCTTTTGATGTATGCTGAAGTCTCCCTTGTCCAGCTCTGTATGTTTAGCTTCTGAGCCTGTTTCGTTAACCAGTAAACGGGAAATTGCTTAATCAATTTGAAGCTCTCTTTGGTGACGTACGTGCATGGAAAGGGTATCCTTTTGGTTCACCCAATCATTGTGATGAGCCTGTCTGGAGGCATCTTCGAAAAGATGTTGTGAAAGATATATCCCGTCGTGTTGTCTCAGTTGCTTCATTCCATGGTAGTTCTTACAGCTCTACGCTCATTATTTTTCAGTGCTAGTATTTGATATTCACGAACTAATAGTTACAGCTATGATGTTCAGGATACGAAAGGTATTTTGCGTGCACAGGCTTACTTATAAAGTGGCATCAACACACTGTTGTTCTCACTTCGGCCAGTTTGGTTAGGAGCTGTAATGATGAAGAAATTTATGAAGACGAAATTGATAAAGGCTTGAAGGTTGATGCTCTTAACCATTTGACTTGGTCTTTTAAGTTACGTGATGGTCAGCTGAGCTCATTTTATTATTGCAGATTGAGGTGTtcctcccaccaaagcaacgtgcCTGTGGGAAATTGGAATTGTATAGTTTAAAATATAATATTGCTATCGTTAGTTTCGAGAAGAAATTCATTTCTGTTTGTCCAGAAAACATTTCCCGCAAGTCTCCGAAGTCGTCTGGAAAAGTAGTAGCCGTGGGGAGTGAACCTATAGATGGACTATTAATGGCCTCAATTGGTGATGTGAAGCCTAGAGACAAGGGTTGCAAACTTGACTGCAAAGATCTTAAGGTGTCCACTTGTAAGATCAAGAAGGTATCGCTGTGAATTTCGCTCCCTTTATTTCGCACGTGGTAGCACCAGAATAAACCATAATCTGAGTTATCTCTCTTTTTAGCATGATACATCTCGTGAATTATAAATCAGGAATTACAAGATTTGGTAAACTCAGGCTTTTATGAATTCTTTCTACTAGGCTGGAATTGGAGGTCCTCTGATTAATCTTGATGGGAGTTTTGTTGGCATGAACTTTTTTGATGGAAGAATGTTAACTCCTTTCCTGCCAAGGAGTAAGATTGTCCAAGTTTTAAGATCAAAGATTAATCTGCCACTTCCATCGGAACGGTAATTTTTCCCCTGCTGTGTCAATTCTAACTGTGTACTTGTTCTACAAACTTACATTGAAAAAATCCAATAGGGGGGTTGATGCTCTTGTGCACTTAAAAGGTGCCCCGGGAGGAAACAGGTGCGCCAGAAATTTCTCATAACCCACTTGTTTGTGTTAGTTTTAATACTATGTAGCATATATACAGTGATTAAATAACAAGGATATTGGATTACAGTTATAGGTGGCCTGTGCCCGAGCCATATTGGTATCATGGTCTACTTGATGTGGATAAGGCTGAACACAAGCATATCGGAAGGAAACTCCAATAGAAGTCATCATGCCATTGTGTTTGGTCCTTGCTCTGGTATTTTAAGTAATGTCAAGCAAGACTAGTACTATCCGTTGTCTAATGGTTGTCCTTGTTCTGCTAGCACACATCTAGCAAGTGTCAACAGACAAACTGTTATTGTCTTATGGTAGTCTTTGTTTAGTAATGTAGCAACTATTAGTTTCTTATTGATTATTGATGTCCTTGTTAAGTTAATGTAGCAAGTGCCACTATTATTTTATTGTCTTATCGGTGTCCTTATTCTGTTAATCAAGCAAACATGAGTATTGAACAGACATGCCTGACATTATGTTTCTGTTGAGTTTCATATCAGCCTACCCCAATTTTGCTTGGACAAAACAAAGGTTTCAAGCGCGAATGATTGTAGACTAGACAACAA
This region of Lolium perenne isolate Kyuss_39 chromosome 2, Kyuss_2.0, whole genome shotgun sequence genomic DNA includes:
- the LOC127337114 gene encoding uncharacterized protein encodes the protein MTAKARRKEGGTELSSSSGSSGQKPEGRASKRQTLVKLRTLRTSGVRNRKKPGSNSQKPEDYYSGYNIAVRRILKFHACQKAASDAVKKECDDEEEHYGRLRDPVVHSAFEERQFGDLITRGCASRYIPCSVVSVALFDGDTMLFACSGIPLPPGRSKLELTRYVTSARLAVEYECKRYRDDKLRINVRLPNDREKGGFLELCNHHIAIVTLLDRQAGHPLDMEHLAGFPSEDDEMLAAGRAFESGCFMAAKVKLATYGEEGQFYPSRLDLDLPISEKRLSLWKPVSSYEGRPVALLGGPVFGKDNRIIGMNIDVDTDGAYVSFLPLELLCIYLKHFQILNPKELHFRRYSKPDHVSTITPSGFMCKIYRLRHLGYPMPPPIMLELNGKLLNQFEALFGDVRAWKGYPFGSPNHCDEPVWRHLRKDVVKDISRRVVSVASFHGYERYFACTGLLIKWHQHTVVLTSASLVRSCNDEEIYEDEIDKGLKIEVFLPPKQRACGKLELYSLKYNIAIVSFEKKFISVCPENISRKSPKSSGKVVAVGSEPIDGLLMASIGDVKPRDKGCKLDCKDLKVSTCKIKKAGIGGPLINLDGSFVGMNFFDGRMLTPFLPRSKIVQVLRSKINLPLPSERGVDALVHLKGAPGGNSYRWPVPEPYWYHGLLDVDKAEHKHIGRKLQ